A DNA window from Amycolatopsis sp. DSM 110486 contains the following coding sequences:
- a CDS encoding Lsr2 family protein — MAQKVLIEMLDDIDGSVASQTVPFDLDGVAYEIDLSDRNAAALRDELAGYIAAGRRAGGRKTRIVAEQSTGVTAADRERSRAIRAWAVENGYAVSDRGRLSSEIVAAFEAAQQVANASAEKGARKRGAQKKVAAARKRS; from the coding sequence ATGGCGCAGAAAGTCTTGATCGAGATGCTCGACGATATCGACGGCAGCGTGGCGAGTCAGACGGTCCCGTTCGATTTGGACGGGGTCGCGTATGAGATCGACCTCTCGGACCGAAACGCTGCTGCGTTGCGCGATGAACTCGCCGGCTACATCGCCGCGGGACGGCGAGCGGGTGGCAGGAAGACTCGCATCGTGGCCGAGCAGTCGACCGGCGTGACTGCGGCGGATCGTGAACGTTCGAGGGCAATTCGCGCGTGGGCTGTCGAGAATGGTTATGCGGTATCCGACCGCGGCCGGCTCTCGTCCGAGATCGTTGCCGCCTTCGAGGCGGCTCAGCAGGTGGCGAACGCGTCGGCTGAAAAGGGTGCGCGCAAGCGTGGTGCACAAAAGAAGGTCGCGGCTGCACGGAAACGAAGCTGA